A single genomic interval of Luteolibacter sp. Y139 harbors:
- a CDS encoding sialate O-acetylesterase — translation MSGPSRFLRRWGLPRLSGAWELPAGPAGFPVFLLMGQSNMAGFGGVHPSDPWQPGDFSPVPRALVLGGQCTLKSHRRRGWTRWRPAAHPLHLSQKSACFGLALPFASRLLEENPALTIGLIPCAWGGAGIDRLGPGTPLYENAISRARQAAKRGTLAGVLWHQGETDALDDSLARSHAEKLGALIARLRSDLSVPQLPFLIGDLGTFGDARRDPAALARQDLVRAGLRRVASEVSHAAFVESEGLAGVDAVHFSRAALIEFGRRYAQVYQSSF, via the coding sequence ATGAGCGGCCCGTCACGATTTCTCCGCCGCTGGGGGCTCCCGCGGCTTTCGGGCGCTTGGGAGTTGCCGGCTGGTCCGGCCGGCTTTCCCGTCTTCCTGCTGATGGGCCAGTCGAACATGGCCGGCTTCGGCGGGGTCCATCCGTCCGATCCGTGGCAGCCCGGCGACTTTTCCCCGGTGCCGCGGGCGCTGGTGCTCGGCGGGCAATGCACACTCAAGTCGCACCGTCGCCGTGGCTGGACGCGCTGGCGGCCGGCGGCTCATCCGCTGCACCTGAGCCAGAAGAGCGCCTGCTTCGGCCTGGCGCTTCCGTTTGCGAGCAGGCTTCTGGAGGAGAATCCGGCGCTCACCATCGGCCTCATCCCGTGCGCTTGGGGCGGTGCGGGAATCGACCGGCTGGGGCCGGGCACGCCGCTCTACGAGAATGCCATCAGTCGTGCCCGGCAGGCAGCGAAACGCGGCACGCTGGCCGGTGTGCTATGGCATCAAGGTGAGACCGACGCGCTCGATGACTCACTAGCCCGCTCCCATGCGGAGAAGCTGGGTGCCTTGATCGCCCGGCTGCGATCGGACCTTTCAGTGCCGCAGCTGCCGTTCCTGATCGGCGATCTGGGCACCTTCGGCGATGCGAGGCGCGATCCCGCAGCCTTGGCTCGCCAGGATCTGGTCCGGGCCGGTCTGCGGCGGGTGGCGAGCGAGGTTAGCCATGCCGCCTTTGTCGAAAGCGAAGGCCTGGCCGGGGTGGATGCCGTGCACTTCAGCCGCGCGGCGCTCATTGAATTCGGCCGACGCTACGCGCAGGTCTATCAGAGCTCCTTTTGA
- the clpS gene encoding ATP-dependent Clp protease adapter ClpS, producing MSDTLTELKEDVALDVPWNVVVHDDPVNLMGYVTWVLMKIFGYPESRAAAMMLEVHKRGRSIVWSGEREKAEFYAQQLQAHQLKTSLEKAE from the coding sequence ATGTCCGACACGCTGACCGAGCTGAAGGAAGACGTGGCACTCGACGTGCCGTGGAATGTCGTGGTGCACGATGATCCCGTGAACCTGATGGGCTACGTCACGTGGGTGCTGATGAAAATCTTCGGCTACCCCGAGAGCCGCGCTGCGGCGATGATGCTGGAGGTCCACAAGCGTGGCCGCTCGATCGTGTGGAGCGGCGAGCGGGAAAAGGCGGAGTTTTACGCCCAGCAGTTGCAAGCGCACCAATTGAAGACATCCTTGGAAAAGGCGGAATGA
- the rpmA gene encoding 50S ribosomal protein L27: MAHKKGQGSVKNGRDSRSKRLGVKKFGGQAVIPGNIIIRQRGTKWHPGAGVQIGRDHTIFAVIEGRVFFDKEGRRVNVGANASAN, encoded by the coding sequence ATGGCTCACAAGAAAGGTCAAGGCTCCGTCAAGAACGGTCGCGACTCGCGCTCCAAGCGTCTCGGCGTCAAGAAGTTCGGCGGCCAAGCCGTTATCCCGGGCAACATCATCATCCGCCAGCGCGGCACCAAGTGGCACCCCGGTGCCGGTGTCCAGATCGGCCGTGATCACACCATCTTCGCCGTCATTGAAGGCCGCGTGTTCTTCGACAAGGAAGGCCGCCGCGTGAATGTCGGTGCCAACGCTTCCGCGAACTAA
- the alaS gene encoding alanine--tRNA ligase, whose product MTAAEIRQSFLDFFKEKQHTIVPSASLLPQSPGLLFTNAGMNPFVPYFLGVEKAPYDPPRAADTQKCIRAGGKHNDLEDVGYDTYHHTFFEMLGNWSFGNYFKKEAIQWAWELVVERWGLPAHRLHASVYAPKPGDPGEFDQEAYDIWAELYRSKGCDPAVQIVNGNVKDNFWMMGETGPCGPCSELHVNLTPEGDPATGRLLVNNDSDLCIEIWNLVFIQYNAEADGSFRELPAKHIDTGMGFERACSIIQGTKGFTDFSNKPSNYATDVFMPIFRKLEELSGKTYSNIYPTLGADRSAFTEEMKDAIAFRVIADHLRTLSFSIADGIMPGNNGRNYVLRRILRRAVRYGRQLGFSGEKPFFGALVETLVSEMGGVFPELKNRQDTVRATLEQEESSFNQTLDRGLKRFEDAMPDVKENTLSGDVSFELYDTYGFPVDLTELLCAERGLKVDMPRFEELMEQQRERARAAQKSTVVRALDISTEAATGFSGFEDDSVEATVLEVHPQDDALFVITDKTVFYAEMGGQSGDTGTLVLSGNEIPITGVQQVGKARAHVVDGSVAVKPGDKVTLKLDTVRRRPIEAHHTATHLLHWALHEVVSKDAAQQGSSVDENRLRFDFNSGAVTPEQIAEMEEKVNASIQANDAVSWKEVPHASIKGRPDIMQFFGDKYGDLVRVVQIGGGRGDLTGYSMELCGGTHVRNTGEIGLFKIKSEGAIASGVRRIEAVCGEAAWAYLNEAVEKWDADLKAAREKLKAANDKLASLGEAPVTVNDFPHIMGAMLVERADISQLNATFAHGARTLEETKEAAIEAEKRFKKLQAGAAAKQADAALAELIAAGGPIVATFEADASLLQELLNGMKKQGFTGAGFVIVDDGEKLHLGAYCGDAAQASGLKAGDLLRDLAAIAGGKGGGKPDQARGAAPEREKLAELEAAAKAKLS is encoded by the coding sequence ATGACCGCAGCCGAGATTCGCCAGAGCTTCCTCGATTTCTTCAAGGAGAAGCAGCACACCATCGTGCCCTCCGCCTCGCTGCTGCCGCAGTCGCCCGGCCTGCTGTTCACGAATGCGGGGATGAATCCCTTCGTCCCATATTTCCTCGGCGTCGAGAAGGCTCCATATGACCCGCCACGCGCGGCCGACACGCAGAAGTGCATCCGCGCCGGCGGCAAGCACAACGACCTCGAGGATGTCGGCTACGACACGTACCACCACACCTTCTTCGAGATGCTGGGGAACTGGTCCTTCGGCAACTACTTCAAGAAGGAGGCCATCCAGTGGGCATGGGAGCTCGTGGTCGAGCGCTGGGGCCTGCCGGCGCATCGCCTGCACGCGTCCGTCTATGCGCCGAAGCCGGGTGATCCGGGTGAGTTCGACCAGGAAGCCTACGACATCTGGGCCGAGCTGTATCGCTCGAAGGGCTGCGATCCCGCCGTCCAGATCGTGAACGGCAACGTGAAGGACAACTTCTGGATGATGGGCGAAACCGGTCCCTGCGGCCCCTGCTCGGAACTCCATGTGAACCTCACCCCTGAAGGCGATCCAGCCACCGGCCGCCTGCTGGTGAACAACGACTCCGACCTCTGCATCGAGATCTGGAACCTCGTCTTCATCCAGTACAACGCCGAAGCCGATGGCAGCTTCCGTGAGCTGCCCGCCAAGCACATCGATACCGGCATGGGCTTTGAGCGCGCCTGCTCGATCATCCAGGGAACGAAGGGCTTCACCGATTTCTCTAACAAGCCGTCGAACTATGCGACCGACGTCTTCATGCCGATCTTCCGCAAGCTTGAGGAGCTGAGCGGCAAGACGTATTCGAACATCTACCCGACACTCGGTGCCGACCGCTCTGCCTTCACGGAAGAGATGAAGGATGCGATCGCCTTCCGCGTGATCGCGGATCACCTGCGCACGCTGAGCTTCTCGATCGCCGACGGTATCATGCCCGGCAACAACGGCCGGAACTACGTGCTGCGCCGGATCTTGCGCCGCGCGGTTCGCTATGGACGTCAGCTTGGATTCTCGGGTGAGAAGCCGTTCTTCGGCGCGCTCGTTGAAACCCTCGTTAGCGAAATGGGCGGCGTCTTCCCGGAACTGAAGAATCGCCAGGACACCGTCCGCGCGACGCTGGAGCAGGAAGAGAGCAGCTTCAACCAGACGCTGGATCGGGGCCTCAAGCGCTTCGAGGATGCGATGCCCGACGTGAAGGAGAACACGCTCTCCGGCGACGTCTCATTCGAGCTCTACGACACCTATGGCTTCCCGGTGGACCTCACCGAACTGCTCTGCGCCGAACGCGGGCTGAAGGTGGACATGCCACGCTTCGAGGAACTGATGGAGCAGCAGCGTGAACGCGCACGTGCCGCACAGAAGAGCACCGTCGTCCGCGCACTCGACATTTCCACGGAGGCCGCCACCGGCTTCTCCGGCTTCGAAGATGATTCGGTCGAAGCTACCGTGCTGGAAGTCCATCCCCAGGACGACGCGCTCTTCGTCATCACGGACAAGACCGTCTTCTACGCTGAGATGGGTGGTCAAAGTGGAGATACGGGAACTCTCGTACTTTCCGGCAATGAGATCCCGATCACGGGTGTGCAGCAGGTCGGCAAGGCCCGCGCGCATGTCGTCGACGGTTCGGTCGCGGTGAAGCCCGGTGACAAGGTGACGCTGAAGCTCGACACCGTGCGCCGTCGTCCGATCGAAGCGCATCACACCGCGACGCACTTGCTCCACTGGGCCCTCCACGAGGTCGTCTCAAAGGACGCCGCGCAGCAGGGTTCATCGGTCGATGAGAACCGCCTGCGTTTCGACTTCAACAGCGGTGCCGTCACGCCCGAACAGATCGCCGAGATGGAGGAGAAGGTGAATGCCTCCATCCAAGCCAACGATGCCGTATCATGGAAGGAAGTCCCGCACGCCTCGATCAAGGGCCGGCCGGACATCATGCAGTTCTTCGGCGACAAGTACGGCGACCTCGTCCGCGTGGTGCAGATCGGTGGTGGCCGCGGTGACCTCACGGGCTACTCGATGGAACTCTGCGGCGGCACGCACGTCCGCAATACCGGCGAGATCGGTCTATTCAAGATCAAGAGCGAGGGCGCGATCGCTTCCGGCGTGCGCCGCATCGAGGCTGTTTGCGGTGAAGCCGCCTGGGCTTACCTGAATGAAGCCGTGGAGAAGTGGGATGCCGACCTCAAGGCTGCTCGCGAGAAGCTCAAGGCCGCGAATGACAAGCTCGCCTCGCTCGGTGAAGCACCGGTGACCGTGAATGATTTTCCGCACATCATGGGCGCGATGCTCGTGGAGCGTGCCGACATTTCGCAGCTCAATGCAACCTTCGCGCACGGTGCGCGCACCTTGGAAGAAACCAAGGAAGCCGCAATCGAGGCCGAGAAGCGCTTCAAGAAGCTGCAGGCTGGTGCTGCCGCCAAGCAGGCCGATGCCGCGCTGGCGGAACTCATCGCTGCCGGTGGGCCGATTGTCGCAACCTTCGAGGCCGATGCCTCGCTGCTCCAGGAGCTGCTCAATGGCATGAAGAAGCAAGGCTTCACCGGCGCGGGCTTCGTGATCGTGGATGACGGCGAGAAGCTGCATCTCGGCGCGTATTGCGGCGATGCGGCACAAGCGAGCGGGCTGAAGGCCGGTGACTTGCTTCGCGACCTCGCTGCCATCGCTGGTGGCAAGGGCGGCGGCAAGCCGGACCAGGCGCGCGGTGCGGCTCCAGAGCGTGAAAAGCTTGCGGAGCTGGAAGCCGCAGCGAAGGCGAAGCTGTCCTGA
- the ispG gene encoding (E)-4-hydroxy-3-methylbut-2-enyl-diphosphate synthase, translated as MSDHALLRYCPDLLAYNRRKTREVLVGKVGIGGGNPIRVQSMITSDTRDTPACVAEVLQLAEAGCEIVRITAQTKIYAANLENIAREVRAAGCDVPLVADIHFKPDAALEAAKWVEKVRVNPGNYADKKKFEIREYSDEQYGEELERIREEFAPLVDLCKSLGRAMRIGTNHGSLSDRIMNRYGDSPLGMVESALEFARIAREMDYHNFVFSMKASNPKVMIEAYRLLVARLDQEGSDWNYPIHLGVTEAGDGEDGRIKSAIGIGSLLADGIGDTIRVSLTEDAVFEVPVAKALAAPFQEMADQPPAPALVPSYDPFSYVRRKTDALEVMGLKLGGENTVRVFTSQDKWNAVAHKIAKMGDFKPEIVVEKSDVIAIDPRDEAALAELNHSPTAKLVTVKDGLDLGVIPAFRMLAFRIDARHPILLKDTLSPATGESGDFVETLLVAARRIGSLLCDGIGDAILVQGEPAPGQSLRLSYNILQAAGTRIFKTDYVACPSCGRTLFNLQNTTQKIRSSTGHLKGVRIAVMGCIVNGPGEMADADFGYVGGAPGKINLYVGKQPVKFNIPEDEAVERLIDLIREHGKWIDAPSGEPVEV; from the coding sequence ATGAGCGACCACGCGCTGCTGCGATACTGCCCCGACCTGCTGGCCTACAACCGGCGGAAAACCCGCGAAGTCCTCGTCGGCAAGGTCGGCATCGGCGGCGGCAACCCGATCCGCGTGCAGTCGATGATTACCTCGGACACCCGCGACACCCCGGCCTGCGTCGCCGAGGTGCTCCAGCTGGCCGAGGCCGGTTGCGAAATCGTCCGCATCACCGCCCAGACCAAGATCTACGCCGCGAATCTGGAAAACATCGCCCGCGAGGTCCGCGCCGCCGGCTGTGACGTCCCGCTGGTGGCGGACATCCATTTCAAGCCGGATGCCGCGCTCGAGGCCGCGAAGTGGGTCGAGAAGGTCCGCGTGAATCCCGGCAACTACGCCGACAAGAAGAAGTTCGAGATCCGCGAGTACAGCGACGAGCAATACGGCGAGGAACTGGAGAGGATCCGCGAGGAATTCGCGCCGCTGGTGGACCTCTGCAAGTCGCTCGGCCGCGCGATGCGGATCGGCACCAACCACGGCTCGCTCTCCGACCGCATCATGAACCGCTACGGCGACTCGCCGCTCGGGATGGTGGAGAGCGCGCTGGAGTTTGCCCGCATCGCGCGGGAAATGGACTACCACAACTTCGTCTTCTCGATGAAGGCCTCGAACCCGAAGGTGATGATCGAGGCGTATCGCTTGCTCGTGGCTCGCCTCGATCAGGAAGGCTCGGATTGGAACTATCCGATCCACCTTGGCGTGACCGAGGCTGGCGATGGTGAAGACGGCCGCATCAAGAGCGCCATCGGCATCGGCTCGCTGCTGGCGGATGGGATCGGCGATACGATCCGCGTCTCGCTCACGGAAGATGCCGTTTTCGAGGTGCCAGTCGCGAAGGCTCTGGCAGCGCCATTCCAGGAAATGGCGGACCAGCCCCCTGCCCCGGCGCTCGTCCCTTCCTACGATCCCTTCTCCTACGTGCGTCGTAAAACCGATGCGCTGGAGGTGATGGGCCTCAAGCTCGGCGGTGAGAACACGGTGCGTGTGTTCACCTCGCAGGATAAGTGGAATGCCGTGGCCCACAAGATCGCCAAGATGGGTGACTTCAAGCCGGAGATCGTCGTGGAGAAGAGCGATGTGATCGCGATCGATCCACGCGATGAAGCCGCGCTCGCCGAACTCAACCACTCGCCCACCGCGAAGCTGGTCACGGTGAAGGACGGCCTGGATCTCGGCGTGATCCCGGCGTTCCGCATGCTCGCTTTCCGGATCGATGCGCGGCATCCGATCCTGCTGAAGGACACGCTTTCGCCGGCAACCGGAGAGAGCGGTGACTTCGTCGAAACCCTGCTCGTAGCCGCCCGTCGCATCGGCTCGCTGCTGTGCGATGGCATCGGTGATGCGATCCTGGTGCAAGGCGAGCCCGCTCCCGGCCAATCACTACGACTCTCGTACAACATCCTTCAGGCTGCGGGCACCCGCATCTTCAAGACCGACTATGTCGCTTGTCCGAGCTGCGGCCGCACGCTCTTCAACCTGCAAAACACCACGCAGAAGATCCGCTCTTCCACCGGCCACCTCAAGGGCGTGCGCATCGCGGTGATGGGCTGCATCGTCAATGGTCCCGGCGAAATGGCCGATGCCGACTTCGGCTACGTCGGCGGCGCGCCGGGCAAGATCAACCTCTACGTCGGCAAGCAGCCGGTGAAGTTCAACATTCCCGAGGACGAGGCCGTCGAGCGCCTGATCGACCTGATCCGCGAGCACGGCAAGTGGATCGACGCGCCGTCCGGCGAGCCGGTCGAGGTTTGA
- the tsaE gene encoding tRNA (adenosine(37)-N6)-threonylcarbamoyltransferase complex ATPase subunit type 1 TsaE: MERLVRDETEMEALGAEIAAEMQPGSVLALVGGLGAGKTRFVKGLAKGAGYAGEVTSPTFALVHEYRGGRLPLFHFDLYRLKDDAELLGIGWDEFFDEPGIVIAEWADLFPQLLPPGTRWLRFEVIPEGGRRVSG; encoded by the coding sequence ATGGAGCGGCTGGTGCGCGATGAGACGGAAATGGAAGCGCTAGGCGCGGAAATCGCGGCGGAGATGCAGCCCGGCAGCGTGCTCGCGCTGGTCGGCGGGCTGGGGGCGGGGAAGACGCGTTTCGTCAAAGGCTTGGCGAAAGGCGCGGGCTACGCGGGCGAGGTGACCAGCCCGACCTTTGCGCTGGTGCATGAATACCGGGGCGGGCGGCTGCCGCTTTTCCACTTCGACCTCTACCGGCTGAAGGATGACGCCGAGCTGCTCGGCATCGGCTGGGACGAATTTTTCGACGAACCGGGAATCGTGATCGCCGAGTGGGCGGACTTGTTCCCGCAGCTACTGCCACCGGGAACGCGCTGGCTGCGCTTCGAGGTGATCCCCGAGGGTGGACGCCGCGTCAGCGGCTGA
- the pyrE gene encoding orotate phosphoribosyltransferase: protein MSDLAADLKALLLKKSVRTGTFTLASGKQSDLYIDCRVTALDPFGANMIGKLGWAAVRKKITEENLNIDSIGGMTLGADPISLSVGMASAIENPDEALQVFTVRKEPKGHGRGKQIEGNFAEGQTVIVVDDVITTGGSTIKAIDVIEREGGKVAFALVLVDREEGGRQAIEERGVPVIALYSRSTLLE, encoded by the coding sequence ATGTCCGACCTCGCCGCCGACCTCAAAGCCCTGCTCCTGAAAAAGTCCGTCCGCACCGGCACCTTCACCCTCGCCTCCGGCAAGCAGAGCGACCTCTACATCGATTGCCGCGTCACCGCGCTCGATCCCTTCGGCGCGAACATGATCGGCAAGCTCGGCTGGGCGGCCGTTCGCAAAAAGATTACTGAAGAAAACCTGAATATCGACTCCATCGGGGGCATGACCCTCGGTGCCGACCCGATTTCCCTGTCCGTCGGCATGGCCAGCGCCATCGAAAACCCGGACGAGGCGCTGCAGGTCTTCACCGTCCGCAAGGAGCCGAAGGGCCACGGCCGCGGCAAGCAGATCGAGGGCAACTTCGCCGAAGGCCAGACCGTGATCGTGGTCGACGACGTCATCACCACCGGCGGCTCCACCATCAAGGCGATCGACGTGATCGAACGAGAAGGCGGAAAGGTCGCCTTTGCCCTGGTGCTGGTGGACCGCGAGGAAGGTGGCCGCCAGGCGATCGAGGAGCGCGGCGTGCCGGTCATCGCGCTCTACTCGCGCAGCACGCTGCTCGAGTAA
- a CDS encoding DUF1287 domain-containing protein, with protein MARRRPNNQFGTIEYIGPRPQAKKPQRKPANFLGGWVVLMIAGFAVWHFGKPLVPLLRAQQSVASQDAADILILDLAPSAEFGDRLASAALQRTKKESVYDTDYYTISYPGGDLPPTGDGKLRGKAEDLIVRSYRNLGVDLQVLVHEDMTKNFSVYPQLWKRREPDANIDHRMIQNLQRYFTHQGAELKKEGKVSRESGDYKPGDVVVWMLASGDLHCGIVVPGPGERKNEAWVVHDLGSGPKWENVLTDYQIHGHYRFTGVKHETETVEN; from the coding sequence ATGGCTCGTCGCCGACCCAACAATCAATTTGGAACCATCGAGTATATCGGTCCCCGTCCGCAGGCTAAGAAGCCCCAGCGGAAACCGGCCAATTTTCTCGGTGGTTGGGTGGTGCTGATGATCGCTGGCTTTGCGGTCTGGCATTTCGGCAAGCCGCTGGTCCCGCTGCTCCGCGCGCAGCAGTCGGTCGCCTCCCAGGACGCGGCGGACATCCTGATCCTCGATCTGGCCCCGTCGGCGGAATTCGGCGACCGCCTCGCCTCGGCCGCGCTGCAGCGGACCAAAAAGGAAAGCGTCTACGATACCGACTACTACACGATTTCCTACCCCGGCGGTGACCTGCCGCCAACCGGCGACGGCAAGCTGCGCGGCAAGGCGGAGGATCTGATCGTCCGCAGCTACCGGAACCTCGGAGTCGACCTGCAGGTGCTGGTCCACGAGGACATGACCAAGAATTTCTCCGTCTATCCGCAGCTCTGGAAGCGCCGTGAGCCCGATGCCAACATCGACCACCGGATGATCCAGAATCTCCAGCGCTACTTCACCCATCAGGGCGCGGAGCTGAAGAAGGAAGGCAAGGTGTCCCGCGAGAGCGGCGACTACAAACCGGGCGACGTGGTGGTCTGGATGCTGGCCAGCGGCGACCTGCACTGCGGCATCGTGGTGCCCGGCCCCGGCGAGCGCAAAAACGAGGCGTGGGTGGTGCATGATCTCGGCAGCGGCCCGAAGTGGGAAAACGTGCTGACCGACTATCAGATCCACGGCCACTACCGCTTCACCGGCGTGAAGCACGAGACCGAGACGGTCGAGAACTGA
- the rplU gene encoding 50S ribosomal protein L21: protein MAYAVIKTGGKQYRVQQGDKIDVEKLDVEVDATLTFDVLMVGEGGSIKLGAPLVDGASVTAKVVQQHRGPKGVAFKFKRRKGFHKTKGFRRHLTQLEIVSIAG, encoded by the coding sequence ATGGCGTACGCAGTCATCAAAACCGGCGGTAAACAATACCGCGTCCAACAGGGCGACAAGATCGACGTCGAGAAGCTCGATGTCGAAGTCGATGCGACCCTCACTTTCGACGTCCTCATGGTCGGTGAAGGCGGCAGCATCAAGCTCGGTGCCCCGCTTGTCGATGGCGCCAGCGTCACTGCCAAGGTCGTCCAGCAGCATCGCGGACCCAAGGGCGTTGCCTTCAAGTTCAAGCGCCGCAAGGGTTTCCACAAGACCAAGGGCTTCCGCCGCCATCTTACCCAGCTGGAGATCGTCTCCATCGCGGGCTAA
- a CDS encoding DUF2017 family protein: MKVGPTLQGGLRIDIENPLDWMVMRCIPYDARGGGIDLADRLSAPMAKDEGIDDWREFVVPDLQEGFNSQVEIIEKALAGSGGDDEAGQVFILKEDAELWYGGLNQARLALEERYGFSDEDPTTMTPGKRSAWFRSQFYLHVQSVLLDHVMR; encoded by the coding sequence ATGAAAGTCGGACCCACGCTCCAAGGCGGCCTGCGCATCGATATCGAGAACCCTCTCGACTGGATGGTGATGCGGTGCATCCCCTACGACGCGCGTGGCGGTGGCATCGACCTCGCGGATCGATTGTCCGCACCGATGGCGAAGGACGAGGGCATCGACGATTGGCGCGAGTTCGTGGTGCCGGATCTGCAAGAGGGCTTCAATTCACAGGTCGAGATCATCGAGAAAGCACTCGCTGGCAGTGGCGGCGATGACGAGGCGGGGCAGGTGTTCATTCTTAAGGAAGACGCCGAACTGTGGTACGGCGGGCTCAACCAGGCGCGCCTCGCTCTTGAAGAACGCTACGGCTTCTCGGACGAGGATCCCACCACCATGACCCCCGGCAAGCGCTCGGCGTGGTTCCGCTCGCAGTTCTACCTGCACGTGCAGAGCGTGCTGCTGGACCACGTGATGCGGTAG
- a CDS encoding glycosyltransferase family 9 protein, producing the protein MPDAPLLIPGDSLLVAAPVEWREACLSVPALRAIQRMGVTVEVLCPERQSGFWKATGFEAVMSYGERASARELASRLKDRKTVLLWEAGVAADACVKAGVARRLGPQTKDLAKRLTEPVALVEAPGPVRHRVRFYLDLAGKLGAETMVAENFTALQLDVPRAVERVLLVPDSDFGGHYEWPLDRWVAVAKDLVGKGRQLRIASGAKGSALAKAIPEAEAVTLAWPALEELASCSLCVAADGSVPHLAAHVGTTCVVLFGPGEPEWMRPLGKQHVIVRRKVECSPCHAPKCRMDLRCQNDLEVEEVLRAIP; encoded by the coding sequence GTGCCTGACGCTCCTTTGCTCATTCCCGGTGATTCGCTGCTTGTCGCGGCGCCGGTGGAATGGCGTGAAGCCTGCCTGTCGGTGCCAGCGTTGCGGGCGATCCAGCGCATGGGGGTGACCGTGGAAGTACTTTGTCCCGAGCGGCAAAGTGGCTTTTGGAAAGCGACGGGATTCGAGGCGGTGATGAGCTACGGCGAGCGTGCTTCTGCGCGTGAACTGGCGAGCCGCTTGAAGGATCGGAAGACGGTTCTGCTGTGGGAAGCCGGTGTCGCTGCGGATGCTTGTGTCAAAGCTGGCGTGGCGCGGAGGCTCGGGCCCCAGACGAAGGATCTTGCCAAGCGGCTTACGGAACCCGTGGCGCTCGTTGAAGCACCGGGGCCGGTCCGGCATCGCGTGCGCTTCTACTTGGATCTCGCTGGCAAGCTTGGGGCGGAGACGATGGTAGCGGAGAATTTCACGGCGCTTCAGCTCGATGTGCCGCGAGCCGTCGAGCGCGTCCTGTTAGTTCCCGACTCGGATTTCGGCGGTCACTATGAATGGCCGCTCGATCGCTGGGTGGCAGTGGCTAAGGACTTGGTGGGGAAGGGGAGACAGCTCCGGATTGCCAGCGGCGCGAAAGGATCGGCGCTGGCGAAAGCGATTCCCGAGGCGGAAGCCGTGACGCTAGCTTGGCCAGCCTTGGAGGAATTGGCGTCGTGTTCGCTATGCGTGGCGGCTGATGGCAGCGTGCCGCATTTGGCGGCGCATGTTGGTACGACGTGCGTCGTACTTTTCGGACCCGGTGAGCCGGAATGGATGAGGCCGCTCGGGAAGCAGCACGTGATCGTGAGGCGAAAGGTGGAGTGCTCGCCGTGCCATGCTCCGAAGTGCCGGATGGATCTCCGGTGCCAGAATGACTTGGAGGTGGAGGAAGTGTTGCGGGCGATTCCTTGA